From Echinicola soli, a single genomic window includes:
- the rnc gene encoding ribonuclease III: MKIFRKLRLHELLYNKKDKRLAAAIKLMVGSKPLNLSLFKLAVRHSSAAEEIKHGVKASNERLEFLGDAVLGAVVAEHLFIKFPYRDEGFLTETRSRIVNRESLNRVGQKIGLSNIVESDLSGKGLYSHKSIYGDTLEALVGAVYLDRGYIFCRHFILTKILSPYFDLDNIITTVTNFKSKIIEWSQRENKEVEFFLKSVTGTQRFKEFTIELKIEDEIFTEGTGSTKKKAEQEAAKNACEKLKLAL; the protein is encoded by the coding sequence GCTGCTGCCATCAAGTTAATGGTAGGCAGCAAGCCTTTAAATTTGTCATTGTTCAAGCTCGCCGTGCGCCACTCTTCTGCTGCAGAAGAGATCAAGCATGGTGTAAAAGCTTCTAACGAACGTCTCGAATTTCTTGGAGATGCTGTACTGGGAGCAGTCGTGGCAGAACATCTTTTCATCAAGTTCCCCTACAGGGACGAAGGCTTCCTGACAGAAACGCGCTCACGGATCGTCAACAGAGAATCACTCAATCGGGTGGGACAAAAAATAGGTTTGTCCAATATAGTCGAATCAGACCTTTCGGGCAAAGGACTTTATTCTCACAAATCAATCTATGGTGACACGTTGGAAGCACTGGTGGGAGCAGTGTACCTTGATCGGGGGTACATTTTTTGCCGACACTTTATCCTCACCAAAATCCTGTCCCCCTATTTCGATTTGGATAATATCATCACCACTGTCACCAACTTCAAAAGCAAGATCATTGAATGGTCGCAACGGGAAAATAAAGAAGTCGAATTTTTCCTGAAATCTGTCACTGGAACACAGCGATTCAAGGAATTTACGATCGAACTGAAGATCGAAGACGAGATTTTCACAGAAGGAACAGGCTCCACAAAAAAGAAAGCAGAACAAGAAGCTGCAAAAAATGCCTGCGAAAAACTAAAATTGGCCTTATAG